The Verrucomicrobiota bacterium genome includes a window with the following:
- a CDS encoding DUF4340 domain-containing protein has protein sequence MKLRTLIIVTVALAVVTVAGYYIRNASLTTPQDDPLVGTSLVDSTILPDVNRIEVSKNGTTSILEIDENKQWVVRSLFDLPVDFNKLNRLVQDIVNAKVQRKITSRQDRMDRLELNQGTVKLMSGSDKPLFEITYGKSLSGGGKAFIFGREKTAYQAFTSPSVDADSNNWAVKTLYQLNADNVAGIQFSLANETWGVRRDDKDKEFVSTLPIDTRTPKESAIKSLISRFSNLRFDAVAERATEEASQIWKDAQSKVRSIKFTLFSGETISIKMSQWEPPTPEGEDAPTSTGPSTTYLHISNSQVDHSINKLMNRLSFKTSSYTFTGIPVDITEVADLPEPEVKSEAVEAPAPEEVSAEATAPGQPEIKQHIDGNSVIFEVTPAKKEEDKTVEERTTPQN, from the coding sequence ATGAAGTTAAGAACACTTATTATTGTCACTGTCGCTCTCGCTGTCGTCACGGTGGCTGGTTATTATATACGCAATGCATCCCTCACTACACCACAAGACGATCCTTTGGTGGGGACCTCGTTAGTGGATAGTACCATACTTCCGGATGTGAACAGGATCGAGGTTAGCAAGAACGGAACCACTAGTATTCTTGAAATAGACGAAAACAAGCAATGGGTGGTTCGTTCGCTCTTTGATCTCCCGGTAGATTTTAATAAACTCAACCGGCTGGTCCAAGATATAGTAAACGCGAAAGTTCAACGTAAGATTACAAGTCGGCAAGACCGCATGGATCGACTCGAACTTAATCAAGGAACAGTCAAGTTGATGTCGGGTTCTGATAAACCCCTTTTCGAGATCACCTACGGAAAATCACTTTCCGGAGGAGGAAAGGCTTTTATTTTTGGACGTGAGAAAACCGCTTATCAAGCATTCACCTCTCCATCAGTAGATGCGGATTCCAACAATTGGGCTGTTAAAACACTCTACCAATTGAACGCTGATAATGTCGCCGGCATTCAATTCTCATTAGCCAATGAAACCTGGGGAGTTCGCAGAGACGACAAAGACAAAGAGTTTGTGAGCACCTTGCCGATAGACACCCGGACTCCGAAAGAGAGTGCCATAAAATCACTCATTTCTCGATTCTCGAATCTCCGATTTGACGCGGTTGCAGAACGCGCAACTGAAGAAGCCTCCCAAATTTGGAAGGATGCGCAAAGCAAGGTACGTTCAATAAAGTTCACTCTCTTTTCGGGTGAAACCATAAGCATAAAAATGAGTCAATGGGAGCCCCCCACACCAGAAGGTGAAGACGCACCAACCAGTACCGGCCCATCCACTACCTACTTACATATTTCAAATAGTCAGGTGGATCATTCGATCAACAAACTTATGAATCGCCTAAGCTTCAAAACATCGTCCTACACATTTACGGGGATTCCGGTGGATATCACTGAGGTAGCAGATCTCCCTGAACCGGAAGTAAAATCTGAAGCTGTAGAGGCACCTGCCCCTGAAGAGGTTTCTGCCGAAGCAACTGCACCGGGACAGCCAGAGATCAAACAGCACATCGACGGCAACTCTGTCATTTTCGAAGTTACCCCAGCAAAAAAGGAAGAAGACAAAACAGTCGAAGAGCGAACGACCCCGCAAAACTAG
- the prmC gene encoding peptide chain release factor N(5)-glutamine methyltransferase, with protein MITLLEVLQKSTSFLNERGVEDAKISTEWIMAESLGLQRLDLYLQFERPLTEQELVGIRKGIKRRANREPLQYILGTIDFYNVQLKIDPRALIPRPETEYLVELLHTRYLNKEPTRILDLGTGSGAIAIALLSVFPNSLAVAVDQSEPALELATENAKSAGVIDRLELVASDWFENVEGEFELIIANPPYLTSAEMESAEPEVLKFEPRGALYGGDDGQDDLNCIVDESFSYLANGGMLVLETGIHQHADLMARAKHVGFVAIQSVKDLGRRDRFLIGLK; from the coding sequence ATGATTACCTTGCTGGAAGTATTACAAAAAAGCACCAGTTTTCTAAATGAACGTGGCGTAGAAGATGCAAAAATCAGTACCGAATGGATTATGGCCGAGTCTCTTGGCCTTCAGCGGCTGGATTTGTATCTCCAATTCGAGCGACCATTGACAGAGCAGGAACTGGTTGGAATCCGAAAAGGGATCAAGCGCAGGGCAAATCGAGAACCGCTTCAGTATATACTTGGGACTATTGATTTTTACAATGTTCAATTGAAGATCGACCCACGTGCGCTTATCCCCAGACCGGAGACAGAGTACTTGGTCGAATTGCTCCATACCCGTTATTTAAACAAGGAGCCGACCCGTATATTGGATTTGGGCACAGGTAGCGGTGCCATTGCAATCGCATTACTGTCTGTTTTCCCTAATTCCCTAGCGGTGGCGGTTGATCAGTCTGAACCTGCCCTGGAGCTTGCTACGGAAAATGCAAAATCTGCCGGAGTTATTGATCGATTAGAGTTGGTGGCCTCGGATTGGTTTGAAAATGTAGAGGGGGAGTTTGAACTCATTATCGCCAATCCTCCCTATCTGACATCTGCCGAAATGGAGTCTGCTGAGCCAGAGGTTCTTAAGTTTGAACCACGTGGTGCCCTATACGGCGGAGATGATGGTCAGGATGACCTCAACTGCATTGTGGATGAAAGCTTCTCTTATCTTGCAAACGGAGGAATGCTCGTTCTTGAAACGGGGATTCATCAACACGCCGACTTAATGGCGCGTGCCAAACATGTCGGGTTTGTTGCGATTCAATCCGTTAAAGACCTGGGAAGACGCGACCGTTTTTTAATCGGCCTCAAGTAG
- a CDS encoding HAD family hydrolase gives METSLYTQNVVACIWDFDKTLIPGYMQQPLFEKFDINEKRFWEEVNALPKAYLDRGLTVSADTIYLNHLLSYVRAGIIKGLTNAKLEELGKELVFNPGLPGFFKSLKNLMTLKAEYKKHDINLEHYIISTGLAAMIRGSEIAPFVENIYGCEFIEDPFLPHYLDQQDLGIHPDHEVSQIGVVIDNTIKTRYIFEINKGCNKNPEINVNSNIQHSDRRIPFRNMIYIADGPSDIPVFSVVKNNGGKTFAVYDQSSKEEFAQNDRLLQSGRIHAYGPTNFQETSNTGMWLKMHVCDICDQIVEERELALTKKVGKPPRHIHKEEEIALDRRLEQDTMFNEKE, from the coding sequence ATGGAAACAAGCCTATACACTCAAAACGTTGTCGCTTGTATTTGGGATTTCGACAAAACGCTCATTCCCGGCTACATGCAGCAACCGCTGTTCGAAAAATTTGATATCAACGAAAAGCGGTTCTGGGAAGAAGTGAATGCATTACCCAAGGCCTATCTGGACCGCGGGCTCACCGTGTCTGCTGATACGATATACTTAAATCACCTGCTCTCCTACGTTCGTGCAGGTATTATCAAAGGTCTCACCAATGCGAAACTTGAAGAATTGGGGAAAGAACTCGTTTTCAATCCCGGCCTGCCAGGGTTTTTTAAATCGCTTAAAAATTTGATGACATTGAAAGCCGAGTACAAAAAGCATGATATCAATCTCGAACACTATATTATCAGCACAGGTTTAGCTGCGATGATAAGAGGAAGCGAAATCGCTCCATTCGTTGAGAATATTTACGGGTGCGAATTTATTGAAGATCCATTCCTTCCTCATTATCTGGATCAGCAAGACCTGGGTATCCACCCGGACCACGAAGTATCCCAAATCGGAGTGGTCATCGATAACACCATCAAAACTCGCTATATTTTCGAGATAAACAAGGGTTGTAACAAGAACCCCGAAATTAACGTAAACTCTAACATTCAACATTCAGACCGCCGCATTCCGTTTCGCAATATGATCTACATCGCCGATGGACCCAGTGACATCCCCGTCTTTTCGGTGGTAAAGAACAACGGAGGCAAGACCTTTGCAGTGTATGATCAATCCTCAAAGGAAGAATTCGCTCAAAACGATCGATTGCTTCAGAGTGGCCGTATCCATGCCTACGGACCCACAAACTTCCAGGAAACTAGCAACACAGGCATGTGGCTGAAGATGCACGTATGCGATATCTGCGATCAAATCGTTGAAGAACGAGAATTGGCGCTTACCAAAAAAGTAGGGAAACCACCCAGGCACATCCACAAAGAAGAAGAAATCGCGTTAGATCGTCGGCTCGAACAAGACACAATGTTTAATGAAAAAGAGTAA
- a CDS encoding ATP-binding cassette domain-containing protein translates to MIEVQSLHKKYGSINAVNGVSFEVTRGEILGFLGPNGAGKSTTMKMITGFIRPTSGKVLVDNMDVQDHPVSVKERIGYMPENGPVYGEMTVEEFLIFISEIRGFDDPTQQEDCIDRVCDLCRLNSVRHQSIETLSKGFKQRVGFAQAVLHDPPVLILDEPTDGLDPNQKKEVRKIIKAMAKDKAIILSTHILEEVSALCTRVIIIAKGQVIADESSESLLKRNKYYNALKIEFEGADLEAVKQALKELPEVAAAEINENSVEVFPKNKQSIETLVLNVCRENNWHVSRFEKRPIGLDEVFWELTA, encoded by the coding sequence ATGATTGAAGTTCAATCCCTCCATAAAAAATACGGTTCTATCAATGCAGTGAACGGTGTGAGTTTTGAGGTAACCCGAGGTGAGATCCTTGGGTTTCTAGGCCCCAACGGTGCCGGGAAATCAACCACCATGAAAATGATCACCGGCTTTATCCGGCCCACTTCCGGCAAAGTACTGGTTGATAACATGGACGTCCAGGACCACCCGGTCTCAGTGAAAGAACGTATCGGCTATATGCCAGAGAATGGTCCTGTTTACGGAGAGATGACAGTTGAGGAATTTCTGATTTTTATTTCAGAAATTCGGGGGTTTGACGACCCGACGCAACAGGAAGATTGCATCGATCGGGTTTGCGACCTTTGCCGCTTGAATTCGGTTCGTCATCAATCCATCGAGACTCTGAGTAAAGGATTCAAGCAACGTGTCGGGTTCGCTCAAGCGGTGTTACACGATCCCCCCGTTCTCATCTTGGACGAACCTACAGACGGCCTGGACCCCAATCAGAAAAAAGAGGTGCGCAAAATCATCAAGGCCATGGCCAAGGACAAAGCCATTATCCTCTCAACGCACATCCTTGAAGAGGTGAGTGCACTGTGCACACGGGTTATAATTATCGCTAAAGGCCAGGTCATAGCGGACGAATCGTCAGAATCTCTTCTCAAACGAAATAAGTATTATAACGCACTTAAAATTGAATTTGAAGGAGCCGACCTCGAGGCCGTTAAACAAGCGCTCAAGGAGCTCCCGGAAGTCGCTGCGGCTGAGATCAATGAAAATTCCGTTGAAGTGTTTCCAAAAAATAAACAATCCATCGAAACCTTGGTGCTAAACGTATGCCGGGAAAATAACTGGCATGTTTCACGATTTGAAAAACGGCCTATTGGATTGGATGAAGTCTTCTGGGAATTGACCGCGTAA
- the prfA gene encoding peptide chain release factor 1, with protein MEGIPPIDPYISRYQELSAEMEAPDFFQDQRRVSIISREHHQLGALIEQYGVIEKLAAEIAGTIELINEDGADQELKEMAEAELPDLETTLAELKHQVLISMIPPDPSDSRNTIVEIRAGAGGDEASLFAGDLSRMYQRYSELNGWRIEPMSSSPSEVGGFKEHIFLVTGDEVYRKLRYESGVHRVQRIPVTESGGRIHTSTVTVAMMPEAEEVDVDIHPDDLEITTMRASGAGGQHVNTTDSAVRIVHLPSGEMVYCADERSQLKNRDKALKVLYSRLLEKKQQAELAKYAAQRKSQIGTGDRSERIRTYNFPQGRLTDHRIGLTLHTLPQIMEGDLSAVVEALGEAEYKDKLEALLEGKGLLS; from the coding sequence ATGGAAGGCATCCCACCAATTGACCCTTACATTAGCCGCTACCAGGAATTGTCAGCGGAAATGGAAGCACCCGATTTCTTTCAAGATCAGCGTCGTGTAAGCATCATTTCGCGCGAGCACCACCAACTCGGCGCATTAATCGAGCAATATGGTGTCATTGAAAAACTGGCTGCTGAGATAGCCGGGACCATCGAATTGATAAACGAGGATGGCGCGGACCAGGAGCTGAAAGAAATGGCGGAGGCGGAGCTCCCGGATCTGGAAACGACTTTGGCCGAGTTGAAACATCAGGTATTGATTTCAATGATTCCTCCGGATCCTTCTGATTCCAGAAACACGATTGTTGAAATTCGAGCTGGTGCCGGGGGCGACGAGGCCAGTCTGTTTGCCGGTGACCTCTCTCGGATGTATCAACGGTATTCTGAACTAAATGGTTGGCGAATTGAGCCAATGAGTAGCAGTCCTTCCGAAGTGGGTGGTTTTAAAGAACACATTTTCTTGGTAACTGGAGATGAGGTCTATCGCAAATTGCGTTATGAGTCCGGTGTGCACCGGGTTCAGCGGATCCCGGTTACGGAATCTGGAGGCCGTATTCACACCTCGACAGTAACAGTGGCGATGATGCCTGAGGCAGAGGAAGTTGATGTCGATATCCATCCTGATGATTTGGAAATAACCACGATGCGTGCCTCCGGGGCAGGTGGTCAGCACGTAAATACTACAGATTCTGCCGTTAGAATCGTTCACCTTCCTAGCGGCGAAATGGTCTATTGCGCCGATGAGCGGTCTCAACTCAAGAACAGGGACAAAGCTTTGAAGGTGCTTTATTCAAGATTACTCGAAAAGAAACAACAAGCAGAGCTGGCAAAGTATGCCGCTCAGCGAAAAAGTCAGATCGGGACTGGTGACCGAAGCGAACGAATACGCACGTACAATTTTCCTCAAGGTCGTCTAACCGATCATCGGATCGGCTTAACTCTACATACACTTCCTCAAATTATGGAAGGTGATCTGAGTGCGGTGGTGGAAGCGTTGGGGGAAGCAGAGTATAAAGATAAGTTGGAGGCTTTATTAGAAGGGAAGGGCCTGTTGTCTTGA
- a CDS encoding ABC transporter permease, whose protein sequence is MKQILPLFKREFYGYFRSPVAYVFLIVFLVVSSGLTFYLGRFFDSRVASLDIFFAMQPWIYTFFISAVGMRLWAEEKRSGTWELLFTLPIRVKDAVMGKFLAGWAFITTGILLTFPLMLTVGYLGDPDWGPIFTGYIGSILMAGSFLAVCSFTSSLTQNQVISFVLSVVINLGLVFLGWSVFTDFLSFLPLVWVDALSNFSYTTHFAGFTRGLIVVKDLVFFFSISFISLLLTVLVLER, encoded by the coding sequence ATGAAACAGATTCTACCTTTATTTAAACGTGAGTTCTACGGCTACTTCAGATCACCGGTTGCCTACGTGTTTCTAATTGTATTCCTGGTCGTAAGTTCAGGCCTGACCTTTTACCTGGGTCGTTTCTTTGATTCACGCGTCGCGTCGCTGGATATATTTTTTGCGATGCAGCCGTGGATATACACCTTCTTTATTTCTGCCGTCGGCATGAGGCTATGGGCAGAAGAAAAAAGGTCCGGCACGTGGGAGCTATTATTCACCTTACCGATTCGGGTGAAAGACGCAGTCATGGGAAAGTTCCTGGCAGGATGGGCCTTCATAACTACCGGCATTTTGTTAACCTTCCCTCTTATGTTGACAGTGGGCTACCTGGGCGACCCGGACTGGGGACCGATTTTCACTGGATACATTGGTAGCATCCTTATGGCCGGCAGTTTTCTTGCCGTATGTTCCTTTACATCCTCACTCACCCAAAACCAGGTGATCAGTTTTGTGTTAAGCGTAGTAATCAATTTGGGCCTGGTATTCCTCGGATGGTCCGTATTTACCGATTTTCTTTCCTTCCTGCCACTTGTCTGGGTAGACGCATTAAGTAACTTTAGCTACACTACGCACTTCGCCGGTTTTACACGGGGCTTAATCGTCGTCAAGGACCTGGTTTTCTTCTTTTCAATTTCGTTCATTTCACTGCTTCTAACCGTTCTTGTTTTGGAACGCTAA
- a CDS encoding Gldg family protein: MNTSQKFIAGFLLILVLVFANMFANLFSWKLDFTDGKLFTLSKGSQLLIDKLEDPVDFDFYFSKSVDGLPISFKNYGTRVEEMLRQFESVSNGMIRLNIINPEPDTEEEEDATSAGITSNPIGNGQNLLFGLALTQADNQESVPFFAQQKENSLEYDIAKALYTVQQWEKPTIGLISGLPLIAPPQYFPGQQPQGTDWTFIQQLRQNFEIVEISAASDWPSTLDLLMVVHPQDLDEQLLFEIDQYLLAGKPTFIALDPSSFFMKSQQNQQSMMMGQPPQGITSSLRQLFTAYGIDFNDMEVLVDPENAAQVNTQAGPMQMPTWLNLDEKALNLDEFILSQLDSILVVEPGTFGKTEDSNLEITPLIQSSEKSGKLFAMLASQVNNPVQLTQNMTAADGRLTIAGFVRGNLKTAFPSGKPQAPPVEGEEAPAPEEPTDASHLTESVEPSSLFLITDSDWLQDQFSVQRIFGNLFQPLNDNLNFLTNTVEFMSGSRDLISIRPRGNSIRPFEVVNEIERQAQVEYQQKLEELNREVQEVEDRIRQLQTQQGGGNTLVMTPELRAEIEELNQNAAAKRGQRRDVRKKLREDVESLGNNLAFANLTVIPCLVFIAGILFFIRRHNRK, from the coding sequence ATGAATACTTCCCAAAAGTTTATCGCTGGATTCCTACTCATCCTCGTCCTTGTTTTTGCAAACATGTTTGCCAACTTGTTCAGCTGGAAACTGGACTTCACCGATGGCAAATTATTCACCCTATCCAAAGGCAGCCAATTGCTGATTGATAAATTGGAAGACCCTGTAGATTTCGATTTCTATTTTAGTAAATCAGTGGACGGACTACCCATTTCCTTTAAAAATTACGGGACACGCGTTGAGGAAATGTTGCGCCAGTTTGAATCCGTCTCCAACGGAATGATTCGCCTAAACATCATCAACCCCGAGCCAGATACGGAAGAGGAAGAAGATGCAACCAGCGCGGGCATCACCAGCAATCCGATCGGCAATGGTCAAAACCTGTTGTTCGGCCTGGCTTTAACCCAGGCAGACAACCAGGAATCTGTTCCGTTCTTCGCCCAACAAAAAGAAAACTCTTTGGAATATGATATCGCAAAAGCGTTGTATACGGTCCAGCAGTGGGAAAAACCGACCATCGGACTGATTTCAGGTCTCCCCTTGATTGCACCTCCGCAATACTTTCCTGGTCAACAGCCCCAGGGAACAGATTGGACATTCATCCAGCAACTACGTCAGAACTTCGAGATTGTTGAAATCTCTGCTGCAAGTGATTGGCCCTCAACCTTGGATTTGCTCATGGTCGTTCATCCTCAAGACCTCGACGAGCAGTTGCTGTTTGAAATAGACCAATATCTTCTGGCGGGTAAGCCGACCTTCATCGCCCTCGATCCTTCCAGCTTTTTTATGAAGTCCCAGCAGAATCAACAGTCCATGATGATGGGGCAACCTCCTCAAGGAATAACCAGTAGCTTGCGCCAACTGTTCACTGCCTATGGAATCGACTTTAACGATATGGAAGTTCTGGTAGACCCAGAGAATGCAGCTCAAGTAAACACCCAAGCCGGCCCGATGCAAATGCCCACCTGGCTGAACCTCGACGAGAAGGCACTAAACCTGGATGAGTTTATTCTATCACAACTGGATTCCATTCTTGTAGTTGAGCCTGGCACATTTGGAAAAACGGAAGACTCGAATTTGGAGATCACGCCGTTGATTCAATCGTCTGAAAAATCAGGGAAGCTGTTTGCCATGCTTGCCAGTCAGGTGAATAACCCTGTTCAGCTGACTCAAAACATGACCGCTGCTGATGGACGTTTAACCATTGCAGGCTTTGTTCGAGGTAATTTGAAAACCGCATTCCCTTCAGGCAAACCTCAAGCACCACCAGTCGAGGGAGAAGAAGCCCCGGCGCCGGAGGAACCTACGGACGCATCACACCTGACAGAATCTGTCGAACCGAGCAGTCTTTTTCTCATCACCGATTCGGATTGGTTGCAGGACCAATTCTCGGTTCAAAGGATTTTCGGAAATCTTTTCCAGCCGTTAAACGATAACCTTAACTTTCTAACGAACACCGTTGAATTTATGTCAGGAAGCCGGGATCTTATCTCGATTCGTCCCAGAGGAAATTCCATTCGTCCGTTCGAAGTTGTGAATGAAATTGAGCGACAGGCTCAAGTCGAATACCAGCAGAAATTAGAGGAGCTCAACCGCGAGGTTCAGGAAGTTGAGGACAGAATTCGCCAGCTCCAAACACAACAAGGTGGAGGAAACACCCTGGTTATGACTCCTGAGTTACGCGCTGAAATCGAAGAATTAAATCAGAATGCCGCAGCAAAACGAGGGCAACGCAGAGACGTGCGTAAGAAGTTACGAGAAGACGTAGAAAGCCTCGGAAATAACCTGGCCTTCGCTAATCTCACCGTTATCCCCTGCCTCGTATTCATCGCAGGAATTCTCTTTTTTATCCGCAGACACAATCGCAAGTAG
- the recJ gene encoding single-stranded-DNA-specific exonuclease RecJ: MEWRNASVSERTVSYIAKELGIPRLIAQLIARLGIKETKAAKAFLHPRLNHLDDPFNLSQLEDAVLRIRQAMAGKERIVIIGDYDVDGITSTALLVHALNTFGIFPEYTVPLRLEEGYGLSCTAIDRALDGRSAGLVIAVDCGTNSIDEIRHIKSTGADVIIIDHHRSTCEEAIPAILVNPHVNDGDHEPWKHLCSVGLVFKLVHGIVKSLRDDGDPIAFKIQLKDYLDLVAMGTVADLVPLVGENRILTHRGLKMLESTRREGLHALFQVAGMQSGNPVTSTDISFKLAPRINASGRLADAELTVKMLLNRNVSQCLEMAKQLDSMNCERQDIERGIVEEADHYIETHLKGSYGFVLHNPSWHSGVVGIVAGRVSRKHNVPTIVLGEDRGFAKGSGRSVPGVNLVEVLGECSDLLESWGGHPMATGVSLEESNVDAFQKAFNQAVKRALEGDAFEPELEIAANINAEDICESFMDTMDLLHPFGQGNPEPIFGIKNIQLGRPPETFGSDHYRFLLQPKPGVYLSGVAWKKADNLPPSDQPIDIAAKINWNHFNGRRSLQLELLDWKFS, translated from the coding sequence ATGGAGTGGCGAAATGCATCCGTTTCTGAACGGACGGTTTCATATATCGCCAAGGAGTTAGGGATTCCGCGCCTGATAGCGCAGTTGATTGCCCGGCTGGGTATCAAGGAGACTAAGGCTGCCAAGGCTTTTTTGCATCCGCGATTGAATCACCTGGATGATCCTTTCAATCTCTCCCAATTGGAAGATGCCGTTCTTCGAATTCGCCAGGCCATGGCGGGGAAGGAACGTATCGTTATCATAGGGGATTATGATGTGGATGGTATTACCAGTACCGCCTTACTGGTTCATGCCCTGAACACCTTTGGGATTTTCCCCGAATATACGGTCCCGCTCCGTTTAGAGGAAGGTTATGGCCTCTCATGTACGGCGATTGATCGAGCGCTTGATGGCAGATCCGCGGGTTTGGTTATTGCGGTTGATTGTGGAACCAACTCGATCGATGAAATACGCCACATAAAGTCAACAGGGGCAGATGTTATCATTATCGACCATCACCGATCAACTTGCGAGGAGGCGATACCCGCTATCCTGGTAAATCCCCATGTGAACGATGGTGATCACGAACCTTGGAAGCATCTTTGTTCGGTTGGTCTGGTGTTCAAACTTGTTCATGGGATTGTGAAATCTCTTCGGGATGATGGTGATCCCATCGCATTTAAGATTCAGCTTAAGGATTACCTGGACCTGGTTGCGATGGGTACCGTTGCCGACTTGGTCCCGTTGGTTGGAGAGAATCGTATCCTGACGCATAGAGGTTTAAAGATGCTCGAGTCAACCAGGCGAGAAGGGCTGCATGCATTGTTTCAAGTAGCAGGAATGCAAAGTGGTAATCCCGTTACGTCTACGGACATTTCATTTAAACTGGCACCGCGTATCAATGCGAGCGGTCGATTAGCCGATGCTGAACTGACCGTAAAGATGCTTCTTAATCGAAACGTGTCTCAATGTTTGGAAATGGCTAAACAACTCGATTCGATGAATTGTGAACGGCAAGATATCGAACGCGGCATCGTTGAAGAAGCAGATCATTATATTGAAACCCATTTGAAGGGATCTTATGGATTCGTTTTACACAACCCAAGCTGGCATTCTGGAGTGGTAGGTATTGTGGCTGGACGTGTTTCCCGTAAGCACAATGTCCCAACTATTGTCCTGGGAGAAGATCGTGGATTTGCAAAAGGCTCTGGTCGAAGTGTACCTGGGGTGAATTTGGTGGAGGTTTTGGGTGAATGCAGCGACTTGTTGGAAAGCTGGGGTGGGCATCCGATGGCCACGGGCGTTTCACTGGAAGAGTCCAATGTGGATGCGTTTCAAAAGGCCTTCAACCAAGCCGTTAAGCGTGCGCTTGAGGGTGATGCCTTTGAGCCAGAACTCGAAATCGCTGCTAATATTAATGCGGAGGACATTTGTGAGAGTTTTATGGATACCATGGATCTGCTCCACCCTTTTGGTCAGGGGAATCCTGAACCTATCTTTGGGATTAAAAATATCCAGTTAGGTAGACCTCCAGAAACGTTTGGTAGCGACCATTACCGCTTTTTGCTTCAACCAAAACCTGGAGTTTATTTATCGGGAGTTGCCTGGAAAAAGGCGGACAATCTACCGCCCTCGGATCAGCCTATCGACATAGCCGCAAAGATAAACTGGAACCACTTTAACGGTCGTCGCTCACTCCAATTGGAGTTACTCGACTGGAAGTTCAGTTAA